A region of the Bacteroidales bacterium genome:
GCTCATCAAAGACAACAAAAATATTACTAACCTGATTAATCCGTTCGGCAACATATTTAACTCGCAAAACCTCATTATAAAAATGGCTATAACCTTTATTTATATTATCGGAAAGGTTTATAGTTGTTAATAATCCATTAAACATAGATGTTTCCATGCTTTTAGCAGGAACTGGAAATCCTAAATGCGACAAATATATTGAGATGCTTACCGCCTTTAAAAAAGTAGATTTACCAGCCATATTCGGCCCAGTTATGAAACAGATATTTCTATCGACAACAAATTCAAAATCATTAACAATAGGATTTTCAAGAAATGGATGAAATATTTCCTGAGCATAAAAACAGTTAGGTTTATTAGTAAATGTTGGTAGAGTTAATCCATTCTTATTCGCTGCAAATGAAATTGATTTATAAACATCAATTTCATATATTATCTCCAGCAAATCTCTAATATTAAGTAATTCTGATTTTCTAAAGAGATAATCTAGTTCTCCATATTCGTGTGGATAGAGTTTCAATCGATTTTTTAATCCTAATACCGTCTTTAATGATGTACTTCCTATTTTTTCACGGATTATCTGCTTACAATTATTTAAAAATTCTGAAGTATTTGTTTGTTCTGAATCTATTGAGTAATCGTAAATTTCATTGAGCAAAAATACTAAAAACCTAATTCCTCTTTGAATAATATAATATTCATTCCTTGGCCTTATTCTATAGTTTATTGTTTTATATAGGAATCAATTATTGAATAATGATTTGTTTTATTCTGTTGAGACAAATAATATTCAATAAAATCGAGGCTTTCCTTATCAATTTCAAAATCACAATTAATATTTTGAAAGCCTTAAATAATCTCAATTCGTTGCTCTATCAAATCAATCTCGGTAAATGGATTAGAAAACATCCTCTTCAGGCACTCTCTACCTCCAATCGATTTAGTGTAATTAAAAAGTGAGAAAACAGATTTTTCACCTTTTTTTTCAAATAACTCCAAATCATTAATTGTTTGTCTATCTATGTCAAATCTCATTTGCAAAATATCATGATTTTTGTAATTTGAGCATTGGTGTTAACGTTTCGCGTATTTGTTGTGTTTGGGAGTTTAGCTGAGCTCACTACGTTCGGTTGCCTTCGGCGAGCTTGCACAAAACGCTCGGTTGAAACTGCTTTCTTATCCCACAGTAGTAAAGCTACCAAAAAGCGTTAAGAACTCCAAATGCGTTGTCCGCCCAAATACAACCGAGCGTTTTTTTGCGAGTTCGGCAAAGCCAATAAATACGCTGTTAGCAGTTCGTTGCTCTTCAAAAAATTAATTAAATGTTTCAACGTTCTACCTGATTACGTTTGTTATATATGATTGAATATTTTTAGATTCTTTTTTTAATATAAAATACATAAGTAATACTAAAAATATGCCTAAAACCAAAACCTCAGCATTATCTATATTTTTAGAATTCATGGCGTAATCTTTTATTCCCACTAGACCTATTTTATTATCTTTTGGGTCTGAGATAAATTGAGCTATAACATCCCAAAAGAAGTGAAAGGAAACTACAATCCATATAGAATTGAAATAGATATATAGAATAGCAAAAATATAACCCAAAAACACAATGCCAATGTACGAAAAATATGACGTCTCGGCCATATTGAAACTACCCCAATGTAAAATCGAAAACAGTAATGATGAAATAAATAGTGAGATATGAAATCCGAAATTGTTTTTCAATAGCGTATTTAAAACCAACCCTCTAAAATAAGATTCTTCCCAAACACCAATTATTATATTAGTCATTATAAGCCCCAAAAGGGATTTGCCCAAATCGGGCTTTATGGCAGTAAATTCAAACTGAACCCCAAATAGTATTGAAGCAACTATAAATGCTATTAGCAAAATAACTAATGCCAATGTTATTCCCAAAACAATATTTTTTATAAACTTATGTGGATAAAATCCTATAATATTTCCTGATAAATGATTATATTTTTTATTGAAAATAAGAACATAAAAGAATATAGAAATTGGCATTAATAGCATAATCGCATTTCCAACCAATTCATTTAAATGCTTTTGCGCATATGATCCACTACCTTTAAAAATAAGAACAAGTATCCCCACTCCTACTGTTGCAAGTAAAATAACACCCAGTGTTTTTAATTTTGTTTTCATTTTTTTCGTTTAATTATAGTTGGTGGATATCGTTTTTTTACAATGACTGCTAACGTTTTGCGTATTTGTTGTGTTTGGGAGGCTAGCTGCGCTGAGCTCCCTTCGGTCGGTTGAAACTGTTTTCTTGTCCCTCGATATAAAGCTACTTAAAAGCGTTGAACTTACCAAAACCTTATCAGCCCAAATACAACCGAGCGTTTTTTTGCGAGTTCGGCGAAGCCAATAAATACGCTGTTAGCGGTTCGTTGTTTTTTCTATTCTGTAAATCCATTCCTTTGCATTCTTTCACCATTAATAAACAAAGCCATTCCTGTCTTCATTCGCTTGAAATTTTCTTTTTCATAAAACATTTCCTTTCCTGGAGAAGCATATAAAATAAAATTGCAATTAGGGATATTTTCAACAATGGTTTGAATTATCATTTTACCTATCCCTTTTCCTTGGTAGTTAGGTAGTACGGCAACATCATATATGGCAGCTTGATATTCTCCATCTGATAAAGCTCTCCCAAAACCTACTAGGTTTTCTTCATCGAACATAAATACAACAGTATGACTATTATTAAATGCTCGTTTATGAATTTCGGGCGTATGATACGCCATACCAACTTTTTGAAGTATGTCAACCACCAAGTCCCAATTAACATTTGTCGTATCAAGTTGTAGCCGTAAGTTCATCTGTACAAATTATTTATATTTTATAATAACAGAGTTAATGTAAAAAAGTCTAATTTTTGTTAATCTTAAACCCAACCTAATTCTTTAACTGTCATATCACTTTCAACATTTCCAGTATGTAATATTGCCTTGGGTTCAAAAAGCAGATTAAATACTATTTCCCCATTAGTGCGTGGCCTATGTTCAATGCCTTTAGGAACAATCAAAATTTCACCTTCTTTAACTTCAACCGTTCTTCCGTCTCTAAAATCCATTAATAGTGTCCCTTTGAATATCATAAAGAGTTCATCCTCATTTTCGTGACTATGCCATACGAAATCATCTTTGAGTTTGCAAAGTTTTACATACTGTCCATTGAGTTCGCCAATGATATGAGGAGTCCATTGTTTGTCAAACAATGAAAATTTCTCCATAACATTAATTGATTGAATTTTTTTCATAATTTCTTAGTATTAAATTTTGTCAATTTAGTTATGCTTCCGAGTGTTTATACAATGACTGCTAACGGTCGCGGGTATGAAACGTGCCGGATCGCGGAGATGCGTCCCTATCCCACGATACAAAACTTAATGCGGGACGAAACGCTTGCAAACCCACTGAAACCGGCATGTTTTATGACCCGTTGTTAGGCAACGTTATTTTTCGAGCTTTCACTTCCATATTATCATATGTTCGTTCAATCTATTATTGAAATATAAATTGAATAGCGAATTTTTCCTATCTGATTTTTCGTTGAAACCAAGGAATGAACTTTGATACCTTTTTTCGATATTCTTCATATTGATTTCCAAAATCCTTTAATAATCTCTTTTCTTCCAATTTCACAACAACAGACAACATAAAAACAAAAATTGCACAAACTAATATTACAGAAGTTATTGAATTAATAAATAGTGCAAAAGCAAGATATATTAAAAACGTTCCAAATAGCATAGGATTTCTTGTGTTTTTATATGGTCCAGATACAACGAGATTCTCTGTTTTAGGACTTATTTCTATATTTCCTATTTCTACAGGCCCTCCTTTCCCAATAATGTTTTGAATCATTATTGACCAAATTCCATATATTATTCCTATTATTAATAGCAATATTATAATAATCCCTTTTATTACTGAATTCTGGAAAATTTCTACTCTATATACTTTATCCAATAGCGAAGTAATAATATAAATAATTGAAGGCATTAATCCAATAACTAGTAATCCTCCTGTAATATATCCTAATATCATTTTTTTATCTTTATTCATAGCATTCCTCCTTTCAGGTTATTTTAATTCTAATTATTTTACTCATCAGCATGATGATTTACTGTCCAGAATAATGTTGCCTAACGTTTGCTGCTAAAATACGTTGGGGAGTTCGAAGCAGCATCGTTGTCCCACGATAAACTTTTACTAAAGTACTAAGAACTTGCTTATCTACGCATCAGCCCCAATAGATTTTGCCACGTGTTAGCACACGTTTATTTATTTCTTATCTTGATAAAGAATCATTTTGAAATTTATAGATTTGTTCATTCATTTTTTCTATTTGTTTCTCATATAAATTCATTTGAATATTCTGAAATTCTATTTATTTGTTAATAGTTTTAAGATAATTTGATTCAATATTTCGAGAACTACTTCTAAAATTTAAATATGCAAAAACTAAATTAGCAATTAGAAATATTGTATTAATTATTAATGCCCATGTTGCTATTGGATATTGATGAAACCAAGATTGTCGTGTTATTATACTGAGTTTTTGTCTTTGAAACCAGTTAAGTTTACAGTATAAATAATTATTATCACATTTACCTCGAAAAACAGGGTAGCGAAGGCGAGTATTCACTTTACCTTGCGATTCTTCTATATAAATCGGTGAATACCCTGCAATAAATTGTATAAATTTTTCTTTGCACCCAGGTAATTCTGTTTTATCGTCAAGTACAATATTCCCATGAATTAGCGTTGCTATATATTTTTTCTCATATCTATCCGCACGCTGAGAAAGTTCTACTCTTAATTTCATAGTCAGCATGTTTATTTTATTTCTACTTTAACTCTCGTTCCGTCTGGCAGATTTCTTATTTGTTGATGAATTTGTCCTGCAAACGAAAAATGGATTTCAATGTCAGTCAATTTTGGCTGGTCAATATGTTTAGATTTCGCTATCAAGTTGTTCCAAGAAGCTTTCATGCTTCGTCATTAAATGTGTGCTAACGGTCGAGTGTATGTGCCGTAAGGGATTGCGGGGCAGTATCCTGTCCCCCAACACGAAAGTTTGAGCGGGCTACAACGCTTGAATACCCACTAAAACCCTTATGGCATATACACTTTGTTACCTGCCTGTGCTTTGAAAATTTTATCTGCTGTCTTATTTTTGAATAATACAATACCTACTTGTGTTGCTTATTAACGAAGTTCAGTCTTATGTGTTTAATACAAAATAACATTTTCAATTTTAATTTCAACTTTAGATAGTGCTAATCACTAATCCTTGAATTATGGATTATCAAACATTTTGGAAATATACGGCAACATATGTTTTTCAATCCTTTCCTTAACTTTATCCTGATGTTGACCGTCATAGATAATTAACTCATTTTTAATGCCATTTTCATTTAATAATTTATGGACATAATCACACCCTTCCCTGATCCAAACATAATCATCCTGATTTCCAACATCTATAACTATTCCATGAAGGTTTTGCAAGTTGGTTTTGTATGTTTTAACTTTTTCTTCCCATCCGCCAAAACCATTTTTATATTTTTTAAGCAATAAGTCATTTGCAACCAGTTTATTGTCCTTGTAAGTATAAGGATAATCAATATACGGCACCTTGACTTTTGGATTTGGGGCAAATGCCATTCCATATGCTAAATCGAAGACAGTGTAAAAGTCGTTGGTTGTCATCATGTGGTTTGATGCATAGTTAATAAATTTTGCTCTTGCTTTATCGGTGGGCAATTTTTTGAATAGATTTCTTAAAGTCAGGTATTTGTTAATTCTTTCCTCATCGCTAAATAAACTGGATTTTTTAAGACCATTCTTATCAAATAATCCTGGTGCTAAAGCATAAACTGAACTAAATACATTTGGAGAATGCATGGCAATATTTAATGCTCCGAAGCCTCCCATTGAATGCCCTGCGATAGCTCTTGATTTTGCTTCCTTAATAGTCCTGTAATTCTTATCAATATATCCTACCACATCTTTAACAACGAAATCTTCCCAATTTCCTGTAACAGAAGAATTAACATAAAAACTACCACCACTAAAATGCTGTCCATTTACTATAACAACTATCATTTCACTTATTTGTTGGCTGTTTATTAAATCATCCATGGAATTTTTCAGAAAAAATCCCTGTAAAACACCGAATTGAGTATAATAATTTACATAATCACCAAAACCGGGTAAATAGTAAACAACCGGATAGGATTTCTCGGTTGTATCGTAAGATGGTGGTAGATAAACAGCTATATATTGTTCTGTAGGTATATAGAGTAGATTATTTGATAATGATGGAGCTGGGATAATTGTATGGATCAATTTTCCTTGATTTGTCTGTCCGTTGATATCAGTAAAAGATAAAAACAGCAAAAGAATAAATAGAATTTGTTTTATTGTTTTCATTGTTTCCTATTGAGTTTAATAATTATTCGCTTTGTTAATTAGCTGTTTAACTGACTTTAACGACCTATAAAACTTTTTGTATCGAAATCAATACGGCATTGCTTCATATGCAACACCTCTTTGTAGTCCATTAGGATGCGGGCTCGTATTCTTGAGGTAAAACGGAATTGTCTGATCGCTCTTACCGGTAAAGGTTCTTGTGACATCAAAGTGCAAATGAGGACCACCATTTGTTCCCGAGCTACCGCTCAATCCAATGGTGTCGCCAGGTGTCACAGTTTGATTTACATGGACTAGCGCTCCATTGTACGTCAGGTGAACGTATCGTGCATAAGTTGTATCCTCGTGCAAAACTATCACAACATTCTCATGTCCTGGTGTTTGATCACTATCCGAATTACTTTCAACCACATAAACGACACGGCCACTTCGAGTTGCAGTAATAAGCGTTCCAATTGACATCCCGAAATCAACTGAATAGTAAAACGTACCAAAGTGCGATGGTGAACTGTTAAAGCCTTGTGTACAGGTATAAATTTTCCCGACAGGATAGGGCAAAACGTACTTTACATCGGTGACTATTGGTTTTCCATCGTCGGACGAATCCAAATTGCATGATAGGAGAAAAAAAAGAGCAAAGATTATGTAACTCATATTAATTATATTTTTGTTTTTCATGTTTTTAACATTTAGGTTCATTATTTTGCTTCAAGAAAATTGTAAAACCGTCGTTCGGATTAGGCCATTTTGAAAACCCTGTCTTGTCCGCATACCTTTGAAGTATATTGTCAGATATGCAGAGTCAAAATAAATGACAAGATTATCTTTTCGTATCCTTATCCATGAGTTGGGAAACCATGTAATATCCATCTTTTTTACTATATAATTGATTTAATCCAATTAATCCTGTCAGATGTAGCTTCATCATTTAAATGTATTGCATGACCTTCATTGTAATACTTCACTTGAAGTAATTTTGAGTTGACCTTTGAAATCAGCTCTTCAGATTTCTCATTTGGGGCGAATGATTTGTCTTTCTTACCAAACTGGAACAGAAAATTAACATCAATTCCATGTGCAATATGCTCTAATGGCGAGACTTTTCTCATTCGCTTGAAGTAGTCCGTTTTTTCGTTTTCTGTCATTTTTTTCGCATGGTAGACCAATCGCTAAAATCACCAATTCCTGCTATAAAGGCAAATGCAGTAATGTCTTGCTCGTGGCTCAATAATAGCGTATTGAACATAGCTCCAAAATCGTGTCCGACAAGTATAACATTTTTATTTTCCTAATTTTGTTGAGACATGAGCCATTTTAAACAATATCTTAATTGTTGTATCTGTTCAACAACAAGTTCTCTATCAAATTGAGCGTCAGTTCCAGTCCACTTTTTCTTTGCTTTAGGCCAGTTAGCGAAAAGCGTATCCACTAAAAGACTTGAAAAACCTTGCTTTCCCAACTCATTTGCCTCTTTCAGAAATTGGATCCTATTAGCATCTGGTTTAGTAGAAAGCCAGTGAGTGTATAGAATATTACCATTGGTAATCTTATTTGTTGGTAAAATATAATATGCTTTCACTATGCTGTCGGGCAGCTTAATTTCAACATCAAATACCTTGGCGTTTTTTTCTTCTTTCTCGTTAATTACTCTCGAAGTTGGTAAATAATCTGTGTTAATTTTTATTGTTTCCATTGTCGTAGTTCTTTGTTTTAGCATGGCAGGTAACGTTTCCGTGGTTGGAAATGTTGGGGAGTTAAAACCGAACATCCGTCCCACGGTGAACTTTTACTAAAGTACTAAAAACCTTCTTATCCGCGCATCAACCCCAATATTTTCAACCACGTGTTATGGGCTGGTTTTCTCCAAGTTAGAAGTTATTTTTTCAGATTCACCCATATTCATTTTGATTTGCAACTCCTTTTGTACAGAAAAGAACTAATAGCCAAATTGCTCAAATTAATGGAATTACGGCAATAAACTTCATACAACCGCTTTTTCCAACATCGTGTAATCTTCTAACACCAACAGCTAAACTAGGAATAATTATGGCTAAAAAAAATAGTTCATATTGGACCATCGCCAACACGTTCCTGTTCATCTTCCCTGTCAGCTCCTCACGGCTTCCGAGGTCAACTTCCCTTCTTGCGAGGCAGAAGCACGATGAGGATACCCAACATAATGACGTGGAATCCCACTTGGCCGTAGTGCATCGTCTGTTCGCTTGGATCGGAAGCGAAGTACTCACCGAAGAGCAGGAACGGAACGGCCTGAAAGAGTACCACCGCTGCCAGCCAGGCAACCACCGCCCAGAACATGGACCTCCAAAGTCCCCAGGCCATGACTAGACTGATGGGCAGCAACAGCAAGTCGGCTACTCGGAAGAGCCAGGGTTTAGCCACCCAGGAGCCGCCGATGATGCCCATAATGCTCCCTAAATGGGACAGGGCACTCAGGAGCATCAGCACCGCCACGATCTTCAGGTAGATGGCTACCCGAGGATGTGCAATCCCGTCTCGAACCCATTTGACGAAGTTCATTTTCATAATTTTCCCCTTTTTTAATTTTCCTACTTATTTGGTTTGGTAGTTTCACCCCGTTTTTGAAGTGGTTTTCTGG
Encoded here:
- a CDS encoding CPBP family intramembrane metalloprotease — its product is MKTKLKTLGVILLATVGVGILVLIFKGSGSYAQKHLNELVGNAIMLLMPISIFFYVLIFNKKYNHLSGNIIGFYPHKFIKNIVLGITLALVILLIAFIVASILFGVQFEFTAIKPDLGKSLLGLIMTNIIIGVWEESYFRGLVLNTLLKNNFGFHISLFISSLLFSILHWGSFNMAETSYFSYIGIVFLGYIFAILYIYFNSIWIVVSFHFFWDVIAQFISDPKDNKIGLVGIKDYAMNSKNIDNAEVLVLGIFLVLLMYFILKKESKNIQSYITNVIR
- a CDS encoding GNAT family N-acetyltransferase, which encodes MNLRLQLDTTNVNWDLVVDILQKVGMAYHTPEIHKRAFNNSHTVVFMFDEENLVGFGRALSDGEYQAAIYDVAVLPNYQGKGIGKMIIQTIVENIPNCNFILYASPGKEMFYEKENFKRMKTGMALFINGERMQRNGFTE
- a CDS encoding cupin domain-containing protein, with product MKKIQSINVMEKFSLFDKQWTPHIIGELNGQYVKLCKLKDDFVWHSHENEDELFMIFKGTLLMDFRDGRTVEVKEGEILIVPKGIEHRPRTNGEIVFNLLFEPKAILHTGNVESDMTVKELGWV
- a CDS encoding isoprenylcysteine carboxylmethyltransferase family protein yields the protein MNKDKKMILGYITGGLLVIGLMPSIIYIITSLLDKVYRVEIFQNSVIKGIIIILLLIIGIIYGIWSIMIQNIIGKGGPVEIGNIEISPKTENLVVSGPYKNTRNPMLFGTFLIYLAFALFINSITSVILVCAIFVFMLSVVVKLEEKRLLKDFGNQYEEYRKKVSKFIPWFQRKIR
- a CDS encoding M23 family metallopeptidase, with translation MSYIIFALFFLLSCNLDSSDDGKPIVTDVKYVLPYPVGKIYTCTQGFNSSPSHFGTFYYSVDFGMSIGTLITATRSGRVVYVVESNSDSDQTPGHENVVIVLHEDTTYARYVHLTYNGALVHVNQTVTPGDTIGLSGSSGTNGGPHLHFDVTRTFTGKSDQTIPFYLKNTSPHPNGLQRGVAYEAMPY
- a CDS encoding DUF805 domain-containing protein yields the protein MNRNVLAMVQYELFFLAIIIPSLAVGVRRLHDVGKSGCMKFIAVIPLI